One Candidatus Obscuribacterales bacterium genomic window carries:
- a CDS encoding LuxR C-terminal-related transcriptional regulator, which yields MQNVHHAIDVEVIVQLRREMVEISQQLSDLQGDIRFIKEIFLRKQAKKVRRRQKKDQQRLEAEQARQARQTRATYEEIIWTLSRRPWMLMPTPPSQLSPKELELVSLLANNKTDVEIADRMSIKRNSIRPRICAASKKLKVNNQQELIAYYFGYQRMYREHRRRRCLSLLTWLLNPPPGFINRPNLDVRWKQALRYGRTLRYAGPYVPIKVFEQFRHYEHTALRLKTRGLSYAEIAVRLKLKEPVLRGYFSQIRSDIKRTTGVTISDDQLVSHYKKYLKEIRLREQVK from the coding sequence ATGCAGAATGTTCACCATGCAATCGATGTAGAAGTGATTGTTCAACTTCGACGAGAGATGGTTGAGATCAGCCAGCAGCTTAGTGATCTTCAAGGCGATATTCGGTTCATCAAGGAAATTTTCTTACGGAAGCAAGCGAAAAAGGTTAGACGTCGGCAAAAGAAAGACCAGCAAAGGTTAGAAGCAGAGCAGGCAAGGCAAGCGCGACAGACCAGAGCAACTTACGAAGAGATCATTTGGACTTTGAGCCGTCGTCCATGGATGCTTATGCCTACTCCTCCTAGCCAATTGTCGCCGAAAGAACTTGAGTTAGTATCGCTATTAGCGAATAACAAAACTGATGTGGAGATAGCCGACCGGATGAGCATAAAGCGTAATAGCATTCGTCCGCGAATTTGTGCAGCTTCCAAGAAATTAAAGGTTAACAACCAGCAGGAATTGATTGCCTATTATTTTGGCTACCAGCGTATGTACCGAGAGCATAGGCGTCGCAGATGCTTATCCTTATTAACGTGGCTTCTGAATCCACCACCAGGCTTTATAAATCGCCCTAATCTAGATGTGAGGTGGAAGCAGGCTTTGCGTTACGGACGCACGTTGCGTTATGCTGGTCCATACGTACCGATAAAAGTCTTTGAGCAATTCAGACACTATGAACACACTGCTTTGAGACTTAAAACCCGAGGCTTAAGCTATGCAGAAATAGCAGTACGCCTCAAGCTTAAGGAGCCGGTGCTTAGAGGCTATTTTTCACAGATCCGATCCGACATTAAAAGGACGACGGGAGTAACCATATCAGACGACCAACTTGTAAGCCATTATAAGAAGTATTTGAAAGAAATACGTTTGCGTGAGCAGGTAAAGTAA
- a CDS encoding helix-turn-helix domain-containing protein produces MSTTLEAPKEYLKLIKQFPLLPISSESKLDAAIEVMKELTRPNRKLTNSESGYLKILTGLIREYESKHYAQATNSPQEIVEALMEEAGLNQTALAAELGIERSNLSAFLSHNRQLSKTNALKIAERFKIDITALL; encoded by the coding sequence ATGAGTACAACCTTAGAAGCACCAAAGGAATATTTAAAACTCATAAAACAATTTCCTCTTCTACCCATTAGCAGCGAGTCAAAACTCGATGCAGCGATTGAAGTGATGAAAGAACTAACACGCCCAAACAGAAAGCTAACCAATTCAGAAAGCGGTTATCTGAAAATTTTGACCGGCTTGATCAGAGAATATGAGTCAAAACATTATGCTCAGGCAACCAATTCACCGCAAGAGATTGTCGAGGCATTGATGGAAGAAGCAGGACTAAATCAGACAGCGTTAGCAGCAGAGTTGGGCATTGAACGATCAAATCTTTCTGCCTTTCTGTCCCACAATCGACAGCTAAGCAAAACCAATGCTCTAAAAATCGCAGAGCGATTCAAAATTGACATTACTGCATTGCTATAG
- a CDS encoding HNH endonuclease, translating to MRITKKHNLAVDRLQTKLCELLKAMPRVSILSPLVLTILDSPQLNIGISLSVFGRDMHLDVKIDEQHLCSVETDSQMLEDITSAILGKFNELVAPAFYYDNYEIVFRHSFEDQLKILSTTEGTPVCRFCKETEPISTFHDKAHAIPECIGNKNLFTKYECDKCNKMFGIGMENQFGSWSNLERTLFLIKGKKGIPNFEEGKEQIEYIDKTIKIKVADETSVTFDNENSRVELTLTYRTFIPEAVLKTFHKMALSVMPDSEMGNFQHLLPWIRLANQKRPSNIHGSLFSTFHPAPQFQLGNVVLLKRRSPDLSLPYMTFVLSFGKSCYQLVLSSCNERESKEVPLVPFFNCYNEELPLLAKTYILDFSSDTPNNVLRSESSPFYSILK from the coding sequence ATGCGCATTACCAAGAAGCACAATTTGGCAGTAGATAGGTTACAGACAAAGCTTTGTGAGTTGCTAAAAGCAATGCCAAGAGTTTCAATTCTTTCACCTTTAGTCTTGACGATCCTTGATAGCCCTCAGCTCAATATCGGTATCAGTCTAAGCGTCTTTGGTAGAGACATGCACCTAGACGTAAAAATTGACGAGCAGCATTTATGCTCTGTAGAAACGGACAGTCAAATGTTAGAGGATATAACATCTGCAATTCTAGGCAAATTCAATGAACTAGTTGCACCAGCATTTTATTACGACAACTATGAAATAGTATTTCGTCATTCCTTTGAAGATCAATTGAAAATACTTAGTACCACTGAGGGCACACCAGTCTGTAGATTCTGCAAAGAAACCGAACCGATTTCGACTTTTCACGATAAGGCTCATGCAATTCCAGAGTGCATAGGAAACAAGAATCTCTTCACTAAATACGAATGCGATAAATGCAATAAGATGTTCGGCATTGGCATGGAAAATCAATTCGGAAGCTGGAGCAACTTAGAACGAACGCTCTTTCTCATCAAAGGCAAAAAAGGCATTCCAAACTTCGAGGAGGGTAAGGAACAGATAGAATATATTGATAAAACCATAAAAATCAAAGTGGCTGATGAAACAAGCGTCACTTTCGACAACGAAAATTCACGAGTGGAATTAACGCTTACATATCGAACATTTATTCCAGAAGCCGTCCTTAAAACGTTCCACAAAATGGCACTATCCGTAATGCCTGACTCCGAAATGGGCAATTTTCAACATCTTTTACCTTGGATAAGACTGGCAAATCAGAAGCGACCATCCAATATACACGGCTCCTTGTTTTCCACATTTCACCCGGCGCCTCAGTTTCAGCTAGGCAATGTAGTTCTTCTAAAAAGAAGAAGTCCGGATTTAAGCTTGCCATATATGACGTTTGTACTATCGTTTGGGAAGTCGTGCTATCAATTGGTCTTATCCTCTTGCAATGAAAGAGAGTCCAAAGAAGTACCTTTAGTGCCTTTCTTTAATTGTTACAACGAAGAACTTCCATTGCTTGCCAAAACGTACATATTAGATTTTTCAAGTGATACACCCAACAATGTTCTACGGTCCGAAAGTTCGCCCTTCTATAGCATTCTCAAATGA